A stretch of the Candidatus Nealsonbacteria bacterium genome encodes the following:
- a CDS encoding response regulator gives MIKKIKKRILLIDDDSFIRKMYKERLLADGFIVDEAENGRDGLEKVNSGDYDFVLLDVVMPDMTGVEVLKKIRANNKLDTLQVIILSALGQELDIKEALNAGAKEYIVKDKTTPRELVERLRNLINT, from the coding sequence ATGATTAAAAAAATAAAGAAAAGAATACTCCTTATTGACGACGATTCTTTTATAAGAAAGATGTATAAGGAGAGACTTTTGGCAGATGGCTTTATAGTTGATGAAGCGGAGAATGGGAGAGACGGTTTGGAAAAAGTTAATTCTGGAGACTATGATTTTGTTCTGCTTGATGTGGTGATGCCTGACATGACTGGAGTCGAGGTTTTAAAAAAAATAAGAGCCAACAATAAGCTAGATACTTTACAAGTTATTATTTTGAGCGCATTAGGGCAAGAATTAGACATTAAAGAGGCTCTAAACGCTGGCGCCAAAGAGTACATAGTTAAAGATAAAACAACGCCACGAGAATTGGTTGAGAGGTTAAGAAATTTAATAAACACTTGA
- a CDS encoding GIY-YIG nuclease family protein codes for MVFYVYILECSDYSFYVGCTNSLEKRVKQHNESKWGAHYTKIHRPVVLRYSEEFETLKEAMHRESEIKGWRREKKLNLIKFGKPTLR; via the coding sequence ATGGTATTTTACGTTTACATCCTTGAATGTTCCGATTATTCTTTCTATGTCGGTTGTACTAATAGCTTAGAAAAACGTGTAAAACAGCATAACGAATCGAAATGGGGAGCTCATTACACTAAGATTCACAGACCAGTTGTTTTAAGATATTCAGAAGAATTTGAAACATTAAAAGAGGCTATGCATCGAGAGTCTGAAATTAAGGGATGGAGAAGAGAAAAGAAATTAAATCTTATTAAGTTCGGCAAACCAACCCTTCGGTAA
- a CDS encoding PAS domain S-box protein, which produces MMKKTPQFKISLKKLFLPLLLFMIFFILTGFAWYKTKEILNLEKEEKFIAIVTETHIHIQESIDKYINILYGMRGLFAASQKVDRNDFRAYVNSLSIEEKFPGIQALEFIARVPLEDKETFMQDVRDDIEGMISEGYPDFIIYPEGEREEYFVVTYIEPFKGNEEAFGFDLFSNPARKMALEEARDTNTPVTTAPIRLVQEKEEQAGFLIFLPLYEEGISIKTVQERREALNGFVLAVFRASDFFESLLSVFPESQNLHVEAVDESGSILFVRKDFEHKVVPEFNAERIINVGGRDWKLSFHDLPSFATLIGTEKYTPLAVAVGGVSFSVLLFFVLYSFTRTQVRAERIADRLTKDLKKFQLAVEHASDHIIITDIDGFILYANKAAEKITGYSKKEMIGQRPSLWGKRMKPEFYKKMWNTLKVKKEHFIDQLSNKRKNGEIYDAETHIAPVLDQENNVMFFVGIERDITKEKEIDRAKTEFVSLASHQLKTPSAQIKGFIDNMLSGLTGPLNKKQKEYLNDMFAIADRNSKLIDDLLNVSRLERGMLTADIKNVQIRKILEIALSPLMKMAKEKGVTIKKEYPEENFYILADFDKSVEIIRNIIHNAIGFTKPSSSVTISLHKDRKDVVMSVQDEGEGITPENQKTLFAKEKVLGGKVKAAGAGLGLYLAKQFIDLQGGKINFDTKPGEGTTFYIYFKKK; this is translated from the coding sequence ATGATGAAGAAAACTCCACAATTTAAAATCAGTTTGAAAAAACTATTTCTTCCGTTGCTGCTTTTTATGATTTTCTTCATATTGACTGGTTTTGCCTGGTATAAAACAAAAGAAATTTTGAATCTGGAAAAGGAGGAGAAATTTATTGCGATAGTTACAGAGACCCATATCCATATTCAAGAAAGTATTGATAAATATATAAATATACTGTATGGCATGCGCGGTCTTTTTGCAGCAAGCCAGAAAGTTGACCGCAATGATTTTCGTGCCTACGTAAACTCTTTGTCGATTGAGGAAAAATTCCCGGGAATCCAGGCGCTTGAATTTATCGCTCGAGTGCCCCTAGAAGATAAAGAGACCTTCATGCAAGATGTGCGGGATGATATAGAAGGTATGATATCCGAAGGCTATCCTGATTTTATCATTTATCCTGAAGGAGAGCGCGAAGAGTACTTTGTAGTTACATACATTGAGCCTTTCAAGGGAAACGAGGAGGCTTTTGGTTTTGATCTTTTTTCAAATCCAGCGAGGAAAATGGCTCTTGAAGAAGCGAGAGACACAAATACTCCTGTTACTACAGCGCCTATCCGATTAGTGCAGGAAAAAGAAGAGCAGGCAGGATTTCTTATATTCCTTCCATTGTATGAAGAGGGCATATCTATAAAAACAGTCCAAGAAAGGAGAGAAGCGCTTAATGGTTTTGTGCTTGCTGTGTTTCGGGCTAGTGATTTTTTTGAATCGCTTTTGAGCGTATTTCCAGAATCCCAAAACTTGCACGTTGAAGCGGTGGATGAATCAGGGTCGATACTTTTTGTTCGTAAAGATTTTGAACATAAGGTTGTGCCGGAATTTAATGCGGAGCGAATAATTAATGTCGGGGGCAGGGATTGGAAGCTTTCTTTTCATGACCTTCCGAGCTTTGCCACTTTGATTGGCACTGAAAAATATACACCGCTTGCGGTTGCCGTAGGAGGAGTTTCTTTCAGCGTCTTGTTGTTCTTTGTTTTGTATTCTTTTACCCGAACACAAGTACGAGCTGAAAGGATTGCTGATCGCCTTACTAAAGATTTGAAGAAATTTCAGCTGGCCGTAGAACATGCTTCCGACCATATTATTATCACCGATATCGACGGTTTTATTTTATATGCTAACAAGGCAGCTGAGAAAATAACTGGTTATTCAAAGAAAGAAATGATTGGTCAAAGGCCGTCTTTGTGGGGGAAGCGGATGAAGCCGGAATTTTATAAGAAAATGTGGAATACTCTTAAGGTTAAAAAGGAGCATTTTATCGATCAGCTTAGTAATAAAAGAAAAAATGGAGAGATATATGATGCTGAAACGCATATTGCTCCGGTGCTTGATCAAGAAAACAATGTAATGTTTTTTGTCGGCATTGAGAGGGATATTACCAAGGAAAAAGAAATTGATCGCGCCAAAACTGAGTTTGTTTCATTGGCTTCCCATCAACTAAAAACTCCTTCTGCGCAGATAAAAGGGTTTATTGATAATATGCTTAGTGGTCTTACTGGTCCTTTGAACAAAAAGCAAAAAGAGTATTTAAACGATATGTTTGCTATTGCTGACAGAAACTCAAAACTTATTGATGATCTTCTTAATGTCTCGCGCCTTGAACGAGGAATGCTGACAGCTGATATAAAAAATGTACAAATCAGGAAAATACTTGAGATTGCTTTGTCTCCTCTTATGAAAATGGCGAAAGAAAAAGGCGTTACAATTAAAAAAGAGTATCCCGAGGAAAATTTTTATATTTTGGCAGATTTTGACAAATCAGTAGAGATTATTAGGAATATAATACATAATGCGATTGGATTTACTAAGCCGTCCAGCTCTGTTACAATAAGCTTGCATAAGGATCGAAAAGATGTTGTGATGTCAGTTCAGGATGAAGGTGAGGGTATAACACCAGAGAATCAAAAAACGCTCTTTGCCAAAGAGAAGGTTTTAGGCGGGAAAGTGAAAGCTGCCGGTGCGGGTTTAGGACTCTACCTTGCAAAACAGTTCATCGATCTTCAGGGTGGAAAAATAAACTTTGATACAAAGCCTGGGGAAGGAACTACATTTTATATTTATTTCAAGAAAAAATGA
- a CDS encoding helicase, translating into MTQKEALDILKLGYNVYLTGQAGSGKTFLLNKYISYLKKNKVKVAVTASTGIAATHMDGVTIHSWSGLGIKEKLTDSNIRNLLKRSYLQKRFRNTNIIIIDEISMLHSFQFDLINNICQAFKNNLTPFGNMQIICSGDFFQLPPVQKGGGDGAKFVTESEVWRNMDMKVCYLQEQHRHVDPRLSKILFDIRNNKIRDESFQLLSGRENKELSSVIKPTKLYTHNIDVDAINHLQLDKIEGKEFVYDMHLKGEPKLVELLKRNCLASEELTLKKGAKVMFLKNNVDKGYVNGTLGKVVGFDNNEYPIVKIFSGKKIIATHASWTIKEDDVVKAEISQIPLRLAWAITVHKSQGMTLDAAEIDLSKAFERGMGYVALSRVKTLDSLKLIGFNETALEVNPKVIDLEINLIRQSEEAQQHIKTLSIFRKRRLQKEFIQKC; encoded by the coding sequence ATGACACAAAAAGAAGCATTAGATATATTAAAATTAGGGTATAATGTTTATCTAACGGGTCAGGCTGGAAGCGGCAAGACTTTTTTATTGAACAAATATATTTCGTATCTTAAAAAAAATAAAGTAAAGGTAGCTGTAACAGCATCAACTGGAATAGCCGCAACACATATGGATGGGGTTACCATTCATTCATGGTCTGGGCTAGGCATTAAAGAAAAACTAACAGACAGCAATATACGAAATTTATTGAAGAGGAGCTATTTGCAAAAGAGATTCCGGAATACTAATATTATTATTATTGATGAAATATCTATGCTTCATTCTTTCCAGTTTGATCTTATAAATAATATATGTCAGGCATTTAAAAATAATTTGACACCATTCGGAAACATGCAAATAATCTGTTCGGGGGATTTTTTTCAATTACCCCCTGTGCAGAAAGGCGGAGGTGATGGGGCAAAATTTGTTACAGAGTCCGAGGTGTGGCGAAATATGGACATGAAAGTCTGTTATCTACAAGAACAGCACCGACATGTAGATCCAAGACTATCAAAAATACTATTTGACATAAGGAACAATAAAATAAGAGATGAATCATTTCAGTTATTGTCGGGTAGAGAAAACAAAGAACTATCATCTGTCATTAAACCGACCAAGCTATATACTCATAATATAGACGTTGATGCCATAAATCATCTTCAGTTAGATAAAATAGAAGGAAAAGAGTTTGTATATGATATGCATTTGAAAGGAGAGCCTAAACTTGTAGAGTTATTGAAAAGAAACTGTTTGGCGTCTGAGGAACTAACGCTTAAGAAAGGCGCTAAGGTTATGTTTTTGAAAAATAATGTTGACAAAGGGTATGTTAACGGCACACTTGGCAAGGTAGTTGGGTTTGATAATAATGAATATCCTATAGTGAAAATATTTTCCGGTAAAAAAATCATCGCTACCCATGCGAGTTGGACAATCAAAGAGGACGATGTGGTAAAAGCTGAAATTAGTCAAATACCTCTTCGGCTTGCCTGGGCGATTACCGTTCATAAAAGCCAAGGGATGACCCTAGATGCTGCCGAAATTGATCTTAGTAAAGCATTCGAAAGAGGAATGGGATATGTCGCTCTATCAAGAGTAAAAACATTAGATAGTCTAAAACTTATAGGTTTTAATGAAACAGCGCTAGAGGTAAACCCAAAGGTCATTGATCTAGAAATAAATTTGATTCGACAATCAGAAGAAGCACAGCAACATATTAAAACATTGAGTATTTTTAGGAAAAGGAGACTACAAAAAGAATTTATACAGAAATGTTGA